In Mastacembelus armatus chromosome 5, fMasArm1.2, whole genome shotgun sequence, a single genomic region encodes these proteins:
- the rad54l2 gene encoding helicase ARIP4 isoform X2, which produces MSEEAISESDLEPSLNSDEEYLENEEVEDNDDMEEDEDENDGDDEDDSVDRPASAQSRTEKAQDGMDSTSSTSREPSSEPPSRPGSRPSSRAPSRPASRSQPPTSPENSSQNMPTSSKTKKQKASKLSKSSKSSKGSKPSKPAKPAHMRKNIRKLLKEDQLEAGTKAAQQEEMERRKRLEQQRKDFPTPATATPDSQLGEVSHLVPGLLSKQDVICLDSSGDEDEKVEPKLPAHAIRDDVIELSSGEEDTLQISSESVDEDDDGTTSSEESSGAHTNDTLNLPDAQGQVLVNINHPAEEKNIYLAPQLARAVKPHQIGGIRFLYDNLIESLERYKTSNGFGCILAHSMGLGKTLQVISFIDILLRNTEAHTVLAIVPVNTLQNWLTEFNLWLPPQEALSPDTDPVLIIGRTFKVHILNDEHKTTLARAKVVEDWSRDGGVLLMGYEMYRLLSMKKHFVTGKKRKSKKPAGPIIIDLDEEDRQQELMKGIEKAIARPGPDVVICDEGHRIKNYHASTSQALKNIRSRRRVVLTGYPLQNNLIEYWCMVDFVRPDFLGTRQEFSNMFERPILNGQCVDSTPQDVRLMRYRSHVLHSLLEGFVQRRGHDVLRDQLPSKEEHVILVRLSPIQRALYTEFMKRFREAGNSGWLGLNPLKAFCVCCKIWNHPDVLYEALQKENQANEQDLDLDDITSASNPRCPAPAAGLKAKAADSSNSKVNNTLPSLNPSQDKANQVITYEWAKDIMSNYQTGVLENSAKMVLLFHLIDESVKRKDKILVFSQSLSTLTVIEDFLSKRPMPAGIAASDTQGQNWVRNLNYYRLDGSTSASERERLINQFNDPENTATWVFLLSTRAGCLGVNLIGANRVVVFDASWNPCHDAQAVCRVYRYGQRKPCYIYRLVCDFTLEKKIYDRQVSKQGMSDRVVDDLNPVLNFTRKEVESLLHFVEEEEAEKISLESQNNFESVIYQACQLYPHLITKQPFHHESLLVDRKESKLTKAEKRAAKKSYEDEKRASVPYSRPSYAPYYPTSDQTLTNIPAFNQRGWRPMTRPDEKPVASVRPIQSTPIPMMPRQVGMGIAGSSSVGSLSVNFLQKAGVYVQRIVTTTDIVIPGANSTTDVQARISAGESVHVIRGSKGTYIRTNDGRIFAIRSGKISRPPGRGSAASRDTQGSLIHPVSNGCSSPVEQQQRSPNGEQRPSSPVSSDFIRELSRYTSSTGDATTGVGNELPSPADVSGVTAGDRGTSRNNQTGDLSRQLSEDPLSLASEMRGTKRKSIEGQGNTQIVGKHSSAATRFPGLSMSSSGLNFPPVGLNSSSLLGNLGHMSHPLLMGGSGGSSFLQTPGQTLADLQTMFPSAGSDLLRQSATGNGHLPTPSSSSLSTVFSSAATTIPMSSTPSAATSASLASGSLPPYLMNPNVASLLSSSFPLNYSQTLLSEPRMFPTSLLPGTGGFSAQNPSSTTSSFLSHYTNPTSSLLGAALTQPDRHQRMENSGSSSDDDVIEVIGQ; this is translated from the exons ATGTCTGAAGAGGCAATTTCAGAAAGTGATCTGGAGCCAAGCCTTAATAGTGACGAGGAGTATTTGGAAAATGAGGAAGTGGAAGACAATGATGACatggaggaagatgaggatgaaaatgatggagatgatgaagatgacagTGTTG ATCGACCTGCTAGTGCCCAGAGCAGGACAGAAAAAGCTCAGGATGGCATGGACTCCACTTCGTCTACCTCAAGAGAGCCTTCCTCTGAGCCTCCGTCTCGGCCTGGATCCCGACCATCCTCCAGGGCTCCTTCCAGACCTGCCTCTCGCTCTCAGCCTCCCACCAGCCCAGAGAACTCAAGCCAGAACATGCCAACTTCTAGCAAAACCAAGAAACAAAAAGCCTCTAAATTATCCAAGTCCTCCAAGTCTTCAAAAGGCTCAAAGCCTTCTAAACCAGCCAAGCCTGCACACATGAGAAAAAATATCAG AAAGTTGCTGAAAGAAGATCAACTGGAGGCTGGGACCAAGGCTGCTCAAcaggaagagatggagaggCGGAAACGTctggagcagcagaggaaagaCTTTCCTACCCCAGCCACAGCCACCCCAGACTCTCAACTAG GAGAAGTATCCCACTTGGTCCCTGGGCTCTTGAGCAAGCAGGATGTTATCTGTCTGGACAGCAGtggtgatgaagatgaaaaagTGGAGCCCAAGTTGCCTGCACATGCCATTAGAGATG ATGTAATTGAGCTCAGTTCTGGGGAGGAGGACACCCTGCAGATAAGCAGTGAGTCGGTTGATGAGGACGATGATGGAACCACCAGTTCAGAGGAGAGCAGCGGGGCACACACCAACGACACTTTGAACCTACCTGATGCACAGGGCCAAGTGCTGGTTAATATAAATCACCccgcagaagaaaaaaatatttatcttgcTCCACAGTTGGCAAGGGCTGTCAAACCTCACCAG ATCGGGGGTATTCGGTTTCTCTATGACAACCTCATTGAGTCTCTGGAGCGGTATAAGACCAGCAATGGCTTTGGCTGCATTCTTGCTCACAGCATGGGTTTGGGCAAGACGCTGCAGGTCATCTCCTTCATTGATATCTTGCTGAGGAATACCGAGGCCCACACTGTGCTGGCTATTGTTCCT GTGAACACGCTTCAGAACTGGCTGACCGAGTTTAACCTCTGGCTTCCACCTCAAGAAGCCCTTTCCCCTGACACTGACCCTGTGCTCATCATTGGCCGCACATTCAAAGTCCACATTCTCAACGATGAGCATAA AACGACGCTGGCCAGGGCCAAGGTTGTGGAAGATTGGTCCAGAGATGGAGGCGTGTTACTGATGGGTTATGAGATGTATCGCCTGCTGTCCATGAAGAAGCATTTTGTCACGGGCAAGAAGAGAAAATCAAAGAAGCCTGCAGGACCAATCATCATTGACCTGGATGAAGAAGATAGACAACAGGAGCTCATGAAAG GTATTGAAAAGGCCATTGCACGACCTGGTCCTGACGTAGTGATCTGTGACGAGGGCCATCGCATTAAGAACTACCATGCCAGCACATCACAGGCCCTGAAGAACATCCGCTCCCGGCGCAGGGTAGTTCTCACAGGTTACCCATTGCAAAACAACCTCATTGAGTACTGGTGCATGGTGGACTTTGTTAGGCCTGACTTTTTAGGTACACGTCAGGAGTTCAGCAACATGTTTGAGCGACCCATTCTGAATGGACAGTGCGTGGACAGCACACCTCAAGATGTGCGCCTCATGCGCTATCGCAGCCATGTGCTTCACAGCCTGTTGGAGGGGTTTGTCCAGAG ACGGGGTCATGATGTGCTGCGGGACCAGCTTCCCTCCAAGGAGGAGCATGTCATCTTAGTGAGGCTGTCTCCCATTCAGAGGGCACTGTACACCGAGTTTATGAAACGCTTCAGAGAAGCAGGAAACAGTGGCTGGCTCGGCCTTAATCCTCTTAAAGCCTTCTGTGTGTGCTGCAAG ATCTGGAATCACCCAGATGTCCTTTATGAAGCCCTACAGAAGGAGAATCAGGCCAATGAGCAGGACCTGGATCTCGATGACATCACTTCAGCTAGTAACCCTCGCTGCCCTGCGCCTGCAGCTGGCCTTAAAGCCAAAGCAGCGGACTCAAGCAACAGCAAAGTTAACAACACCCTGCCATCACTCAACCCTTCCCAGGATAAAGCCAATCAAGTTATTACATATGAATGG GCAAAAGACATAATGTCAAACTACCAAACAGGAGTTCTGgagaattctgcaaagatgGTTTTGCTCTTCCATTTGATTGATGAAAGCGTGAAACGAAAAGACAAAATTTTGGTCTTTAG TCAAAGCTTGTCCACCCTGACCGTCATCGAGGACTTTTTATCAAAGAGACCCATGCCAGCAGGCATTGCCGCCTCTGACACCCAGGGCCAAAACTGGGTTCGCAACCTCAATTACTACA gaCTAGATGGCAGTACATCTGCTTCAGAAAGAGAGCGACTTATTAATCAGTTTAATGACCCAGAGAATACGGCAACATGGGTCTTTCTACTTTCCACCAG agCGGGCTGCTTAGGTGTGAATTTAATTGGGGCCAATCGCGTTGTTGTGTTTGATGCCTCCTGGAACCCATGTCATGATGCCCAAGCAGTCTGTAGGGTGTACCGGTATGGTCAGAGGAAACCCTGCTATATTTACCGTCTTGTGTGTGACTTCACCTTAGAGAAGAAGATCTATGACAGACAGGTCTCCAAACAGGGCATGTCTG ACCGTGTGGTTGATGACCTGAACCCGGTGCTGAATTTTACTCGTAAGGAAGTGGAGTCGCTGCTGCACTttgtagaggaggaggaagctgaGAAAATCTCTCTGGAATCTCAGAACAACTTTGAGTCAGTGATATACCAAGCCTGTCAGCTTTACCCACATCTCATCACCAAG CAACCTTTCCATCATGAGTCTCTGCTGGTTGACCGGAAGGAGTCAAAACTGaccaaagcagaaaaaagagcagcaaaGAAGAGCTATGAGGATGAGAAAAGAGCCTCTGTCCCCTACTCACGCCCATCATATGCCCCGTACTACCCAACCAGTGATCAGACGCTCACAAACATACCAGCATTTAACCAACGTGGCTG GCGTCCCATGACACGGCCCGATGAGAAACCTGTGGCCAGTGTCAGGCCCATTCAGTCCACCCCAATCCCCATGATGCCTCGCCAGGTTGGCATGGGCATAGCTGGCTCCAGTTCTGTCGGCAGCCTGTCTGTCAACTTCCTGCAGAAAGCTGGAGTCTATGTGCAAAGGATTGTCACCACAACTg ATATTGTAATCCCAGGAGCCAACAGCACAACAGATGTTCAAGCTCGAATTAGTGCAGGAGAGAGCGTCCATGTTATCAGAGGATCCAAAG GTACCTACATCAGGACGAATGATGGCCGAATTTTTGCTATACGATCTGGAAAGATCAGTAGACCTCCAGGTCGGGGCTCTGCTGCTTCAAGAG ACACCCAAGGTTCCCTGATCCATCCAGTCAGTAATGGCTGTTCATCCCCTGTGGAACAGCAGCAGCGGTCTCCCAACGGGGAGCAGCGTCCCTCCTCTCCTGTAAGCTCTGACTTTATCAGAGAACTTAGCCGCTACACTTCTTCCACAGGTGATGCAACCACTGGCGTGGGGAATGAATTGCCTTCACCCGCAGATGTGTCGGGTGTAACAGCAGGGGACCGAGGCACTTCACGAAACAATCAGACTGGTGATCTCAGTAGGCAGCTCAGTGAAGATCCTCTGAGCCTAGCATCAGAGATGCGTGGCACCAAACGCAAGAGTATTGAAGGCCAGGGAAACACACAAATTGTAGGCAAACACAGTTCTGCTGCAACACGTTTCCCTGGACTGTCAATGAGCTCCAGTGGGCTTAATTTTCCTCCTGTGGGTTTGAACTCTTCCTCCCTATTGGGTAACCTAGGGCACATGAGTCACCCACTTCTGATGGGTGGCAGTGGTGGATCATCATTCCTTCAGACACCAGGACAAACACTGGCTGACCTTCAGACCATGTTCCCCTCTGCAGGCTCAGACTTACTAAGACAGTCTGCAACAGGGAACGGACACCTTCCCACCCCCTCCTCGTCCTCACTGTCCACTGTTTTCTCCTCCGCTGCCACTACCATTCCTATGTCCTCCACACCCTCGGCAGCAACTTCTGCCTCCCTGGCATCAGGTTCTCTGCCTCCATATTTGATGAACCCTAATGTAGCCAGCCTACTTTCATCAAGCTTCCCTCTCAACTACAGTCAGACATTGCTGTCTGAGCCCAGGATGTTCCCCACCTCTCTTCTCCCTGGGACAGGAGGGTTCTCTGCACAGAACCCCAGCTCTACTACATCAAGCTTCCTCTCCCATTACACCAATCCCACCTCCAGCCTGTTGGGGGCAGCGCTGACCCAACCAGACAGACATCAGAGAATGGAAAATAGTGGCAGTAGTTCTGATGATGATGTTATAGAGGTTATAGGACAGTAA
- the rad54l2 gene encoding helicase ARIP4 isoform X1, producing the protein MSEEAISESDLEPSLNSDEEYLENEEVEDNDDMEEDEDENDGDDEDDSVDRPASAQSRTEKAQDGMDSTSSTSREPSSEPPSRPGSRPSSRAPSRPASRSQPPTSPENSSQNMPTSSKTKKQKASKLSKSSKSSKGSKPSKPAKPAHMRKNIRKLLKEDQLEAGTKAAQQEEMERRKRLEQQRKDFPTPATATPDSQLVDTASILGEVSHLVPGLLSKQDVICLDSSGDEDEKVEPKLPAHAIRDDVIELSSGEEDTLQISSESVDEDDDGTTSSEESSGAHTNDTLNLPDAQGQVLVNINHPAEEKNIYLAPQLARAVKPHQIGGIRFLYDNLIESLERYKTSNGFGCILAHSMGLGKTLQVISFIDILLRNTEAHTVLAIVPVNTLQNWLTEFNLWLPPQEALSPDTDPVLIIGRTFKVHILNDEHKTTLARAKVVEDWSRDGGVLLMGYEMYRLLSMKKHFVTGKKRKSKKPAGPIIIDLDEEDRQQELMKGIEKAIARPGPDVVICDEGHRIKNYHASTSQALKNIRSRRRVVLTGYPLQNNLIEYWCMVDFVRPDFLGTRQEFSNMFERPILNGQCVDSTPQDVRLMRYRSHVLHSLLEGFVQRRGHDVLRDQLPSKEEHVILVRLSPIQRALYTEFMKRFREAGNSGWLGLNPLKAFCVCCKIWNHPDVLYEALQKENQANEQDLDLDDITSASNPRCPAPAAGLKAKAADSSNSKVNNTLPSLNPSQDKANQVITYEWAKDIMSNYQTGVLENSAKMVLLFHLIDESVKRKDKILVFSQSLSTLTVIEDFLSKRPMPAGIAASDTQGQNWVRNLNYYRLDGSTSASERERLINQFNDPENTATWVFLLSTRAGCLGVNLIGANRVVVFDASWNPCHDAQAVCRVYRYGQRKPCYIYRLVCDFTLEKKIYDRQVSKQGMSDRVVDDLNPVLNFTRKEVESLLHFVEEEEAEKISLESQNNFESVIYQACQLYPHLITKQPFHHESLLVDRKESKLTKAEKRAAKKSYEDEKRASVPYSRPSYAPYYPTSDQTLTNIPAFNQRGWRPMTRPDEKPVASVRPIQSTPIPMMPRQVGMGIAGSSSVGSLSVNFLQKAGVYVQRIVTTTDIVIPGANSTTDVQARISAGESVHVIRGSKGTYIRTNDGRIFAIRSGKISRPPGRGSAASRDTQGSLIHPVSNGCSSPVEQQQRSPNGEQRPSSPVSSDFIRELSRYTSSTGDATTGVGNELPSPADVSGVTAGDRGTSRNNQTGDLSRQLSEDPLSLASEMRGTKRKSIEGQGNTQIVGKHSSAATRFPGLSMSSSGLNFPPVGLNSSSLLGNLGHMSHPLLMGGSGGSSFLQTPGQTLADLQTMFPSAGSDLLRQSATGNGHLPTPSSSSLSTVFSSAATTIPMSSTPSAATSASLASGSLPPYLMNPNVASLLSSSFPLNYSQTLLSEPRMFPTSLLPGTGGFSAQNPSSTTSSFLSHYTNPTSSLLGAALTQPDRHQRMENSGSSSDDDVIEVIGQ; encoded by the exons ATGTCTGAAGAGGCAATTTCAGAAAGTGATCTGGAGCCAAGCCTTAATAGTGACGAGGAGTATTTGGAAAATGAGGAAGTGGAAGACAATGATGACatggaggaagatgaggatgaaaatgatggagatgatgaagatgacagTGTTG ATCGACCTGCTAGTGCCCAGAGCAGGACAGAAAAAGCTCAGGATGGCATGGACTCCACTTCGTCTACCTCAAGAGAGCCTTCCTCTGAGCCTCCGTCTCGGCCTGGATCCCGACCATCCTCCAGGGCTCCTTCCAGACCTGCCTCTCGCTCTCAGCCTCCCACCAGCCCAGAGAACTCAAGCCAGAACATGCCAACTTCTAGCAAAACCAAGAAACAAAAAGCCTCTAAATTATCCAAGTCCTCCAAGTCTTCAAAAGGCTCAAAGCCTTCTAAACCAGCCAAGCCTGCACACATGAGAAAAAATATCAG AAAGTTGCTGAAAGAAGATCAACTGGAGGCTGGGACCAAGGCTGCTCAAcaggaagagatggagaggCGGAAACGTctggagcagcagaggaaagaCTTTCCTACCCCAGCCACAGCCACCCCAGACTCTCAACTAG TGGACACTGCTTCAATTTTAGGAGAAGTATCCCACTTGGTCCCTGGGCTCTTGAGCAAGCAGGATGTTATCTGTCTGGACAGCAGtggtgatgaagatgaaaaagTGGAGCCCAAGTTGCCTGCACATGCCATTAGAGATG ATGTAATTGAGCTCAGTTCTGGGGAGGAGGACACCCTGCAGATAAGCAGTGAGTCGGTTGATGAGGACGATGATGGAACCACCAGTTCAGAGGAGAGCAGCGGGGCACACACCAACGACACTTTGAACCTACCTGATGCACAGGGCCAAGTGCTGGTTAATATAAATCACCccgcagaagaaaaaaatatttatcttgcTCCACAGTTGGCAAGGGCTGTCAAACCTCACCAG ATCGGGGGTATTCGGTTTCTCTATGACAACCTCATTGAGTCTCTGGAGCGGTATAAGACCAGCAATGGCTTTGGCTGCATTCTTGCTCACAGCATGGGTTTGGGCAAGACGCTGCAGGTCATCTCCTTCATTGATATCTTGCTGAGGAATACCGAGGCCCACACTGTGCTGGCTATTGTTCCT GTGAACACGCTTCAGAACTGGCTGACCGAGTTTAACCTCTGGCTTCCACCTCAAGAAGCCCTTTCCCCTGACACTGACCCTGTGCTCATCATTGGCCGCACATTCAAAGTCCACATTCTCAACGATGAGCATAA AACGACGCTGGCCAGGGCCAAGGTTGTGGAAGATTGGTCCAGAGATGGAGGCGTGTTACTGATGGGTTATGAGATGTATCGCCTGCTGTCCATGAAGAAGCATTTTGTCACGGGCAAGAAGAGAAAATCAAAGAAGCCTGCAGGACCAATCATCATTGACCTGGATGAAGAAGATAGACAACAGGAGCTCATGAAAG GTATTGAAAAGGCCATTGCACGACCTGGTCCTGACGTAGTGATCTGTGACGAGGGCCATCGCATTAAGAACTACCATGCCAGCACATCACAGGCCCTGAAGAACATCCGCTCCCGGCGCAGGGTAGTTCTCACAGGTTACCCATTGCAAAACAACCTCATTGAGTACTGGTGCATGGTGGACTTTGTTAGGCCTGACTTTTTAGGTACACGTCAGGAGTTCAGCAACATGTTTGAGCGACCCATTCTGAATGGACAGTGCGTGGACAGCACACCTCAAGATGTGCGCCTCATGCGCTATCGCAGCCATGTGCTTCACAGCCTGTTGGAGGGGTTTGTCCAGAG ACGGGGTCATGATGTGCTGCGGGACCAGCTTCCCTCCAAGGAGGAGCATGTCATCTTAGTGAGGCTGTCTCCCATTCAGAGGGCACTGTACACCGAGTTTATGAAACGCTTCAGAGAAGCAGGAAACAGTGGCTGGCTCGGCCTTAATCCTCTTAAAGCCTTCTGTGTGTGCTGCAAG ATCTGGAATCACCCAGATGTCCTTTATGAAGCCCTACAGAAGGAGAATCAGGCCAATGAGCAGGACCTGGATCTCGATGACATCACTTCAGCTAGTAACCCTCGCTGCCCTGCGCCTGCAGCTGGCCTTAAAGCCAAAGCAGCGGACTCAAGCAACAGCAAAGTTAACAACACCCTGCCATCACTCAACCCTTCCCAGGATAAAGCCAATCAAGTTATTACATATGAATGG GCAAAAGACATAATGTCAAACTACCAAACAGGAGTTCTGgagaattctgcaaagatgGTTTTGCTCTTCCATTTGATTGATGAAAGCGTGAAACGAAAAGACAAAATTTTGGTCTTTAG TCAAAGCTTGTCCACCCTGACCGTCATCGAGGACTTTTTATCAAAGAGACCCATGCCAGCAGGCATTGCCGCCTCTGACACCCAGGGCCAAAACTGGGTTCGCAACCTCAATTACTACA gaCTAGATGGCAGTACATCTGCTTCAGAAAGAGAGCGACTTATTAATCAGTTTAATGACCCAGAGAATACGGCAACATGGGTCTTTCTACTTTCCACCAG agCGGGCTGCTTAGGTGTGAATTTAATTGGGGCCAATCGCGTTGTTGTGTTTGATGCCTCCTGGAACCCATGTCATGATGCCCAAGCAGTCTGTAGGGTGTACCGGTATGGTCAGAGGAAACCCTGCTATATTTACCGTCTTGTGTGTGACTTCACCTTAGAGAAGAAGATCTATGACAGACAGGTCTCCAAACAGGGCATGTCTG ACCGTGTGGTTGATGACCTGAACCCGGTGCTGAATTTTACTCGTAAGGAAGTGGAGTCGCTGCTGCACTttgtagaggaggaggaagctgaGAAAATCTCTCTGGAATCTCAGAACAACTTTGAGTCAGTGATATACCAAGCCTGTCAGCTTTACCCACATCTCATCACCAAG CAACCTTTCCATCATGAGTCTCTGCTGGTTGACCGGAAGGAGTCAAAACTGaccaaagcagaaaaaagagcagcaaaGAAGAGCTATGAGGATGAGAAAAGAGCCTCTGTCCCCTACTCACGCCCATCATATGCCCCGTACTACCCAACCAGTGATCAGACGCTCACAAACATACCAGCATTTAACCAACGTGGCTG GCGTCCCATGACACGGCCCGATGAGAAACCTGTGGCCAGTGTCAGGCCCATTCAGTCCACCCCAATCCCCATGATGCCTCGCCAGGTTGGCATGGGCATAGCTGGCTCCAGTTCTGTCGGCAGCCTGTCTGTCAACTTCCTGCAGAAAGCTGGAGTCTATGTGCAAAGGATTGTCACCACAACTg ATATTGTAATCCCAGGAGCCAACAGCACAACAGATGTTCAAGCTCGAATTAGTGCAGGAGAGAGCGTCCATGTTATCAGAGGATCCAAAG GTACCTACATCAGGACGAATGATGGCCGAATTTTTGCTATACGATCTGGAAAGATCAGTAGACCTCCAGGTCGGGGCTCTGCTGCTTCAAGAG ACACCCAAGGTTCCCTGATCCATCCAGTCAGTAATGGCTGTTCATCCCCTGTGGAACAGCAGCAGCGGTCTCCCAACGGGGAGCAGCGTCCCTCCTCTCCTGTAAGCTCTGACTTTATCAGAGAACTTAGCCGCTACACTTCTTCCACAGGTGATGCAACCACTGGCGTGGGGAATGAATTGCCTTCACCCGCAGATGTGTCGGGTGTAACAGCAGGGGACCGAGGCACTTCACGAAACAATCAGACTGGTGATCTCAGTAGGCAGCTCAGTGAAGATCCTCTGAGCCTAGCATCAGAGATGCGTGGCACCAAACGCAAGAGTATTGAAGGCCAGGGAAACACACAAATTGTAGGCAAACACAGTTCTGCTGCAACACGTTTCCCTGGACTGTCAATGAGCTCCAGTGGGCTTAATTTTCCTCCTGTGGGTTTGAACTCTTCCTCCCTATTGGGTAACCTAGGGCACATGAGTCACCCACTTCTGATGGGTGGCAGTGGTGGATCATCATTCCTTCAGACACCAGGACAAACACTGGCTGACCTTCAGACCATGTTCCCCTCTGCAGGCTCAGACTTACTAAGACAGTCTGCAACAGGGAACGGACACCTTCCCACCCCCTCCTCGTCCTCACTGTCCACTGTTTTCTCCTCCGCTGCCACTACCATTCCTATGTCCTCCACACCCTCGGCAGCAACTTCTGCCTCCCTGGCATCAGGTTCTCTGCCTCCATATTTGATGAACCCTAATGTAGCCAGCCTACTTTCATCAAGCTTCCCTCTCAACTACAGTCAGACATTGCTGTCTGAGCCCAGGATGTTCCCCACCTCTCTTCTCCCTGGGACAGGAGGGTTCTCTGCACAGAACCCCAGCTCTACTACATCAAGCTTCCTCTCCCATTACACCAATCCCACCTCCAGCCTGTTGGGGGCAGCGCTGACCCAACCAGACAGACATCAGAGAATGGAAAATAGTGGCAGTAGTTCTGATGATGATGTTATAGAGGTTATAGGACAGTAA